In the Aulosira sp. FACHB-615 genome, one interval contains:
- a CDS encoding GlsB/YeaQ/YmgE family stress response membrane protein, with translation MNILAWIILGLIAGAIAKAIYPGHQGGGILGTILLGIIGAFIGGSLGVFFSTGNFALAAPTLSIPGILVAVLGAIIAVFLWNLLTRRSAV, from the coding sequence ATGAACATTCTTGCTTGGATTATCTTAGGCTTAATTGCTGGTGCTATTGCTAAAGCTATCTACCCTGGGCATCAAGGTGGCGGTATTCTGGGAACAATTTTGTTAGGTATTATCGGTGCGTTTATTGGTGGTAGCTTAGGAGTATTTTTCAGTACGGGAAATTTTGCCCTCGCGGCTCCAACTCTTAGTATACCTGGTATTTTAGTGGCAGTTTTGGGTGCAATTATCGCTGTCTTTTTGTGGAATTTGTTAACTCGTCGCAGTGCTGTTTAA
- a CDS encoding glutamate-5-semialdehyde dehydrogenase, with protein sequence MTVEVVQDYPEPMKSAKRAFQASLKLGLTKGVDRSRAVLAMAQALERSFDDILEANTLDLEASKEMAVPELILDWLKLTPTRLETTVEILRRLGELSDPLRRVRNADYQPEDSQSYSQLMALGVIAFVYEAFPDLGAIAAGLCIKTGNSIILKGSTEASHSNAAIAEVLQNAVEEVGLPPGCVELVTTEHGASVRDLVTQDQYLNLVIPYGRSSLVQQVMRQATCPVLKSAMGNCYLYWSLNGSLEMVRWMILDSHQSEPDPVNAIEKVLIHRQAMPSSLSVLWNSLKEKGFEIKGDAELVEAFPQLQLAKDSEWGSPYLTKTVAFKLVDSLEAAIAWINQYSSGHADCIVTESYQESRQFALGVNSASTYINTSPRFSRNPSRGDSIFLGMSNQKGHRRGFISLETLTTVKHIIQGNGRF encoded by the coding sequence ATGACCGTTGAAGTTGTACAAGATTATCCTGAACCAATGAAAAGCGCCAAACGCGCTTTTCAGGCTTCCCTGAAGTTGGGTTTGACCAAGGGAGTAGACCGCAGTCGGGCTGTGTTGGCAATGGCGCAGGCGCTAGAAAGGTCTTTTGATGATATTTTAGAAGCCAATACTCTGGATTTAGAAGCTAGTAAAGAAATGGCTGTACCAGAGTTGATTTTAGATTGGCTAAAACTCACCCCCACACGTCTAGAAACCACCGTCGAAATACTGCGGCGCTTGGGTGAACTATCAGATCCTCTGCGGCGGGTGAGGAATGCTGACTATCAACCAGAAGACTCTCAAAGTTACTCGCAATTGATGGCTTTGGGAGTAATTGCTTTTGTTTATGAGGCATTTCCCGATTTAGGTGCGATCGCCGCAGGTTTGTGCATTAAAACTGGCAATAGTATCATCCTTAAAGGTAGTACAGAAGCCAGTCATTCTAACGCTGCGATCGCTGAAGTACTGCAAAATGCCGTGGAAGAAGTAGGACTACCACCTGGTTGCGTAGAACTAGTCACCACAGAACATGGTGCTTCTGTGCGGGATTTAGTTACCCAAGACCAGTACCTCAATTTAGTCATCCCCTACGGACGCTCCAGCTTAGTGCAGCAGGTCATGCGACAAGCCACTTGTCCAGTGCTAAAATCCGCAATGGGTAACTGTTACCTGTACTGGTCGCTCAATGGCAGCTTAGAGATGGTACGCTGGATGATTCTCGATAGCCATCAAAGCGAACCAGACCCGGTAAATGCGATCGAAAAAGTCTTAATTCACCGCCAAGCTATGCCATCATCGCTGTCGGTACTGTGGAATAGTTTGAAAGAGAAAGGCTTTGAAATCAAAGGTGATGCAGAGTTAGTCGAAGCCTTTCCCCAACTGCAACTAGCCAAAGATAGCGAATGGGGTAGTCCCTACTTAACTAAGACGGTTGCGTTTAAACTAGTGGATAGCTTAGAAGCTGCGATCGCCTGGATTAACCAATACAGTAGCGGTCATGCTGATTGTATTGTGACTGAATCTTATCAAGAAAGCCGACAGTTTGCCCTCGGCGTGAATAGCGCCTCCACCTACATCAACACTTCCCCTAGATTTTCACGCAACCCTTCACGGGGTGACTCAATATTCTTAGGGATGTCTAACCAAAAAGGCCACCGTCGCGGATTTATTAGCTTGGAAACCTTGACCACCGTCAAGCATATTATTCAAGGGAATGGTAGGTTTTAG
- the ribH gene encoding 6,7-dimethyl-8-ribityllumazine synthase, which translates to MAVFEGTFTQTEPLRFAVVIGRFNDLVTAKLVEGCQDCLKRHGVDPNPHGNQVDYVWVPGSFEVPIVARQLALSQRYDAIICLGAVIRGQTPHFDYVSSEVAKGIAAASFQTGVPVIFGILTVDTMQQALERAGIKANHGWDYAMNALEMASLMRKLRSNLTETYTLNPQPLPAAPGQESIVNSQ; encoded by the coding sequence ATGGCAGTTTTTGAGGGAACTTTTACTCAAACTGAACCCTTGCGTTTTGCGGTGGTGATTGGTCGATTTAATGACCTGGTTACTGCAAAGCTGGTGGAAGGATGTCAAGATTGCTTAAAACGTCATGGTGTAGACCCCAACCCCCACGGTAATCAAGTCGATTATGTTTGGGTTCCGGGAAGTTTTGAAGTGCCAATTGTTGCCCGTCAACTAGCACTTTCCCAGCGTTATGATGCGATCATTTGTTTGGGTGCAGTTATTCGCGGACAAACGCCCCACTTTGATTATGTGTCTTCGGAAGTAGCCAAAGGCATTGCCGCCGCCAGCTTTCAAACCGGAGTTCCGGTAATTTTTGGCATTTTGACAGTAGATACAATGCAGCAAGCCCTAGAAAGGGCAGGAATTAAAGCGAATCATGGCTGGGATTATGCCATGAACGCTCTAGAAATGGCCAGCCTGATGCGGAAGTTACGCTCTAACCTCACAGAGACGTACACTTTAAATCCCCAGCCTTTACCTGCTGCTCCAGGTCAAGAGTCCATCGTTAACAGTCAGTAG